The Diorhabda sublineata isolate icDioSubl1.1 chromosome 6, icDioSubl1.1, whole genome shotgun sequence genome includes a window with the following:
- the LOC130444883 gene encoding probable tubulin polyglutamylase ttll-15 isoform X2 translates to MSLVEKENDDLQISQQSRPQQKRSIESNLGQYTILSVTLGGVAILTVLAITAEECRQCFMKSAEFQAQEKIQKIFWAYGKNLEGGHLEEVYTILDRLGYKKDDNYSDWDLLWAHDYPFTELRSQLIKLKPHQKVNHFPGIGHITNKVTLATSGLKYIPPAFKLPIDKEKLLEYSKNRPNITFVQKDNDHRNIKIRKISDVDLDREGTFLQEYIDKPLLVNGHRFDIGIYTIITSVEPLRIYIYNGEGLLRFCPDKYYPFDSELVDKYVVGDDYLPVWEVPDLDYYYNQLGFGMKDSLNAYLKAQGKDPNVIWTQIEDAIRTVVIAKEPAIVDVLQRYQTRKNFFELMRFDFLVDENLKVYLLEANMSPNLSSAHYPPNRLLYQQVLYNVLGLVGIGESIYKSSLAVRSKSEEEMVVSDKTLAVFPNACNSNTCRSSCMSLECQLCKPCLSKETRQNLVAAVKEHLHKSDCKRIFPPSMTQEEATKGIDIDEYSPKNKLQHKWFQGKCILDVSWC, encoded by the exons ATGAGTCTAGTCGAAAAAGAGAATGATGATTTGCAG ATTTCGCAGCAATCCAGGCCCCAGCAAAAACGGTCAATAGAAAGTAACCTCGGGcaatatacaatattatcaGTAACATTAGGCGGAGTGGCAATTTTAACAGTGTTGGCCATAACTGCTGAAGAATGTCGACAATGTTTTATGAAATCCGCCGAATTTCAAGCAcaggaaaaaattcaaaagatatTCTGGGCGTACGGTAAAAACCTCGAGGGTGGACATTTGGAAGAAGTATATACAATATTAGATCGATTAGGATACAAAAAAGATGATAATTATTCCGATTGGGATCTTTTGTGGGCCCATGATTATCCTTTTACGGAGTTAcg ctctcaattaataaaattgaagccaCATCAAAAAGTTAATCATTTTCCCGGCATCGGACATATAACAAATAAAGTAACCCTCGCCACCAGCGGTTTAAAATATATACCCCCAGCTTTCAAATTACCAatagacaaagaaaaattattagaatattcgAAAAATCGTCCAAACATAACATTTGTACAGAAAGACAACGATCATAGgaatattaaaattagaaaaatttccGACGTGGATTTAGACCGAGAAGGAACTTTTCTACAAGAGTACATAGATAAACCGTTATTAGTCAATGGACATAGATTTGATATAGGTATTTATACGATTATCACATCGGTGGAACCTCTAAGGATATACATTTACAACGGAGAAGGGCTTTTAAG ATTTTGTCCTGATAAATATTATCCTTTCGATTCGGAACTAGTGGATAAATACGTTGTGGGAGATGATTATTTACCCGTATGGGAAGTACCGGATTTGGATTATTATTACAACCAATTGGGATTCGGTATGAAGGATAGTTTAAACGCCTACCTCAAAGCTCAGGGTAAAGATCCGAACGTCATTTGGACGCAAATAGAAGACGCCATAAGGACCGTAGTTATAGCGAAGGAACCCGCTATTGTTGATGTACTACAAAG gTACCAAACGAGAAAAAATTTCTTCGAATTGATGAGGTTCGATTTTTTGgtagatgaaaatttgaaagtttatcTTCTGGAAGCTAATATGAGTCCCAATCTATCTTCTGCGCATTATCCCCCAAACAGACTTTTATATCAACAAGTTCTCTATAACGTTTTGGGACTTGTAGGAATAGGAGAAAGCATTTACAAAAGTTCTCTAGCCGTAAg ATCGAAATCTGAAGAAGAAATGGTAGTGTCAGATAAAACGTTGGCAGTTTTCCCTAATGCTTGTAACAGTAATACTTGCCGTTCTAGTTGTATGTCATTGGAATGTCAATTATGTAAACCTTGCCTTTCTAAAGAAACTCGTCAAAATTTAGTTGCTGCCGTCAAAGAACACCTTCACAAGTCAGATTGTAAAAGGATATTCCCTCCATCAATG aCCCAAGAAGAGGCAACGAAAGGAATTGATATAGATGAATACTCTCCCAAAAATAAGTTGCAGCACAAATGGTTTCAAGGAAAATGTATATTAGATGTTTCGTGGTgttaa
- the LOC130445004 gene encoding N-acetylneuraminate lyase-like yields the protein MENNSNNPDSQELIEINVVQPIQPKEEPVPKTAKDLFSDFKASDESDFEGNDLEPHTDTDSDEPLSKKIKKKKSESKRKSRDPGNDDPTKKKKIYVQKYKKEWESIPSVKPWISESVHGPHYFYCRFCKKDYKCGKTEIFKHMSAIKHKRHLTSTTQSVQNKFFFRGLLCPVITPFVKSRGKEVNYKLINPYAKFLKACGVKGILLNDVTGEGMSLTPEERKQLTEFWHEICKEKNQFLMVQIGGAPLKSVIDMAIHAEKLKVGAVVLMPDLYHKPKNHLDLIRYIKIISEYTEKIPILYHHYPKYTQLYDIDMTAFLLDITGEVEQFVGVIYTTNDLQDGLTALTLNPDKFVVFMGTDEVMLGAVASGFTCIMGNSINILPKLAESICQCIKDGEIKSAQASQNLLKKAVDNIYCNGDMVATLKAAISIMTNLAVETVREPLQTVWEGTIVKMRSKLHEIGII from the exons ATGGAAAATAACTCCAATAATCCCGATTCTCAAGAacttattgaaataaatgttgtTCAGCCGATACAACCCAAGGAAGAGCCAGTTCCAAAAACGGCAAAGGACCTTTTCTCCGATTTTAAAGCTTCAGATGAATCCGATTTTGAAGGCAATGATCTAGAGCCTCATACCGATACCGATTCAGACGAACCCCTatctaaaaagataaaaaagaaaaaatccgAATCTAAAAGAAAGTCAAGGGATCCAGGAAATGATGATCCTACCAAGAAGAAG aaaatttatgttcaaaaatataaaaaagaatggGAATCCATACCATCTGTAAAACCTTGGATTTCCGAAAGCGTCCATGGtcctcattatttttattgtagattTTGTAAGAAAGATTATAAATGTggtaaaactgaaatttttaaacatatgagTGCAATTAAACATAAGAGACACCTAACTAGTACGACTCAATCAGTACAG aacaaatttttctttagagGATTGTTATGTCCGGTTATAACTCCATTTGTTAAATCTAG ggGTAAAGaagttaattataaattaataaacccATATGCAAAGTTTTTAAAAGCTTGCGGAGTTAAAGGAATATTGT taaatgaTGTGACAGGAGAAGGTATGTCACTCACGCCAGAAGAAAGAAAACAACTCACAGAATTTTGGCATGAAATTTGTAAAGAGAAGAACCAATTTTTGATGGTACAGATTGGCGGGGCTCCATTAAAAAGCGTTATTGACatg GCAATACAtgcagaaaaattaaaagtcgGAGCAGTTGTCCTTATGCCGGATCTTTACCACAAACCCAAAAATCATTTGGATCTCATAaggtatattaaaataatatctgaATACACAGAGAAGATACCAATATTGTATCATCACTATCCAAAGTACACACAATTATATGACA tTGATATGACGGcttttttattagatataacAGGGGAAGTGGAACAATTTGTTGGAGTAATATACACTACTAATGATTTGCAAGACGGTTTGACAGCACTTACCTTGAATCCTGATAAATTTGTCGTATTTATGGGTACTGATGAG gtaatGCTCGGTGCAGTTGCTAGTGGTTTTACTTGTATCATGGGTAACAGTATTAATATTTTACCTAAATTAGCAGAATCTATTTGCCAATGCATTAAAGATGGTGAAATTAAAAGTGCCCAAGCgtctcaaaatttattaaagaaagcAGTTGACAACATATACTGTAACG GAGATATGGTTGCAACTCTCAAAGCGGCTATAAGTATTATGACGAATTTAGCGGTAGAAACTGTACGGGAACCACTTCAGACTGTCTGGGAAGGTACTATAGTGAAGATGAGAAGCAAATTGCACGAAATCGGAATCATATAA
- the LOC130444883 gene encoding probable tubulin polyglutamylase ttll-15 isoform X1, whose amino-acid sequence MNLIEEESKISQISQQSRPQQKRSIESNLGQYTILSVTLGGVAILTVLAITAEECRQCFMKSAEFQAQEKIQKIFWAYGKNLEGGHLEEVYTILDRLGYKKDDNYSDWDLLWAHDYPFTELRSQLIKLKPHQKVNHFPGIGHITNKVTLATSGLKYIPPAFKLPIDKEKLLEYSKNRPNITFVQKDNDHRNIKIRKISDVDLDREGTFLQEYIDKPLLVNGHRFDIGIYTIITSVEPLRIYIYNGEGLLRFCPDKYYPFDSELVDKYVVGDDYLPVWEVPDLDYYYNQLGFGMKDSLNAYLKAQGKDPNVIWTQIEDAIRTVVIAKEPAIVDVLQRYQTRKNFFELMRFDFLVDENLKVYLLEANMSPNLSSAHYPPNRLLYQQVLYNVLGLVGIGESIYKSSLAVRSKSEEEMVVSDKTLAVFPNACNSNTCRSSCMSLECQLCKPCLSKETRQNLVAAVKEHLHKSDCKRIFPPSMTQEEATKGIDIDEYSPKNKLQHKWFQGKCILDVSWC is encoded by the exons atgaatttaataGAAGAAGAAAGTAAAATTTCTCAG ATTTCGCAGCAATCCAGGCCCCAGCAAAAACGGTCAATAGAAAGTAACCTCGGGcaatatacaatattatcaGTAACATTAGGCGGAGTGGCAATTTTAACAGTGTTGGCCATAACTGCTGAAGAATGTCGACAATGTTTTATGAAATCCGCCGAATTTCAAGCAcaggaaaaaattcaaaagatatTCTGGGCGTACGGTAAAAACCTCGAGGGTGGACATTTGGAAGAAGTATATACAATATTAGATCGATTAGGATACAAAAAAGATGATAATTATTCCGATTGGGATCTTTTGTGGGCCCATGATTATCCTTTTACGGAGTTAcg ctctcaattaataaaattgaagccaCATCAAAAAGTTAATCATTTTCCCGGCATCGGACATATAACAAATAAAGTAACCCTCGCCACCAGCGGTTTAAAATATATACCCCCAGCTTTCAAATTACCAatagacaaagaaaaattattagaatattcgAAAAATCGTCCAAACATAACATTTGTACAGAAAGACAACGATCATAGgaatattaaaattagaaaaatttccGACGTGGATTTAGACCGAGAAGGAACTTTTCTACAAGAGTACATAGATAAACCGTTATTAGTCAATGGACATAGATTTGATATAGGTATTTATACGATTATCACATCGGTGGAACCTCTAAGGATATACATTTACAACGGAGAAGGGCTTTTAAG ATTTTGTCCTGATAAATATTATCCTTTCGATTCGGAACTAGTGGATAAATACGTTGTGGGAGATGATTATTTACCCGTATGGGAAGTACCGGATTTGGATTATTATTACAACCAATTGGGATTCGGTATGAAGGATAGTTTAAACGCCTACCTCAAAGCTCAGGGTAAAGATCCGAACGTCATTTGGACGCAAATAGAAGACGCCATAAGGACCGTAGTTATAGCGAAGGAACCCGCTATTGTTGATGTACTACAAAG gTACCAAACGAGAAAAAATTTCTTCGAATTGATGAGGTTCGATTTTTTGgtagatgaaaatttgaaagtttatcTTCTGGAAGCTAATATGAGTCCCAATCTATCTTCTGCGCATTATCCCCCAAACAGACTTTTATATCAACAAGTTCTCTATAACGTTTTGGGACTTGTAGGAATAGGAGAAAGCATTTACAAAAGTTCTCTAGCCGTAAg ATCGAAATCTGAAGAAGAAATGGTAGTGTCAGATAAAACGTTGGCAGTTTTCCCTAATGCTTGTAACAGTAATACTTGCCGTTCTAGTTGTATGTCATTGGAATGTCAATTATGTAAACCTTGCCTTTCTAAAGAAACTCGTCAAAATTTAGTTGCTGCCGTCAAAGAACACCTTCACAAGTCAGATTGTAAAAGGATATTCCCTCCATCAATG aCCCAAGAAGAGGCAACGAAAGGAATTGATATAGATGAATACTCTCCCAAAAATAAGTTGCAGCACAAATGGTTTCAAGGAAAATGTATATTAGATGTTTCGTGGTgttaa
- the LOC130444882 gene encoding transmembrane protein 192 isoform X1 encodes MTVIVEIHNLKWSAYLGVLIQIQDESVNMDDREHLQPILDSYGVFKPIRTIPLFGIHLIFSCALTIIAICYAAIHPDEKSKCREYFVIIYLHIGLWFLTLIIDRLVKCHHHNLKINGYLDFYQQTQLHISLPFYVVSLWSVTLMFLQALMQHFYPDDFAEKCIKGGSLSPISYLCAIITLEFCVIAGININYIAKVINFNKQKPLPDVQREEWTSTTSPDSLAQSEVGYRQLGDKVYDLLDKQAKYINFLKEHNERLGEKTMILNAQLQQLRAQRNQN; translated from the exons ATGACTGTTATCGTAGAAATACATAACTTAAAATGGTCAGCTTATCTCGGAGTTTTAATACAAATTCAGGA CGAATCTGTAAATATGGATGATAGAGAACATCTCCAACCAATTTTAGACTCGTACGGTGTATTTAAACCTATAAGAACGATTCCGTTGTTTGGTATTCATTTAATATTCTCGTGTGCTTTGACTATCATAGCTATTTGTTATGCTGCAATTCATCCAGACGAGAAAAGTAAATGTAgagaatattttgtaataatatatttacacATTGGTTTATGGTTTTTAACTCTT ataatcGATCGCCTTGTAAAATGTCACcatcataatttaaaaataaacggtTATTTAGATTTTTACCAACAAACGCAATTGCACATAAGTTTACCATTCTATGTAGTAAGTTTATGGAGTGTCACCTTAATGTTTCTACAAGCACTTATGCAACATTTCTACCCCGACGATTTTGCTGAGAAATGTATTAAAGGAGGCAGCTTATCTCCAATATCGTATCTTTGTGCTATTATTACCTTGGAATTCTGTGTTATAGCTGGGATTAATATCAATTACATTGctaaagtaataaattttaacaaacaGAAACCTCTACCTGATGTTCAAAGAGAGGAATGGACTAGTACTACTTCACCTGATTCTTTGGCTCAAAGTGAAGTTGGCTACAGACAACTGGGAGACAAAGTATATGATTTGTTAGATAAACAG GCAAAGTATATAAATTTCCTTAAGGAGCATAACGAAAGATTGGGTGAAAAAACAATGATACTGAATGCCCAACTACAACAACTTCGAGCACAAAGAAATCAAAACTAA
- the LOC130444882 gene encoding transmembrane protein 192 isoform X2: protein MVSLSRSFNTNSGGATFFSESVNMDDREHLQPILDSYGVFKPIRTIPLFGIHLIFSCALTIIAICYAAIHPDEKSKCREYFVIIYLHIGLWFLTLIIDRLVKCHHHNLKINGYLDFYQQTQLHISLPFYVVSLWSVTLMFLQALMQHFYPDDFAEKCIKGGSLSPISYLCAIITLEFCVIAGININYIAKVINFNKQKPLPDVQREEWTSTTSPDSLAQSEVGYRQLGDKVYDLLDKQAKYINFLKEHNERLGEKTMILNAQLQQLRAQRNQN, encoded by the exons ATGGTCAGCTTATCTCGGAGTTTTAATACAAATTCAGGA GGTGCTACATTTTTCAGCGAATCTGTAAATATGGATGATAGAGAACATCTCCAACCAATTTTAGACTCGTACGGTGTATTTAAACCTATAAGAACGATTCCGTTGTTTGGTATTCATTTAATATTCTCGTGTGCTTTGACTATCATAGCTATTTGTTATGCTGCAATTCATCCAGACGAGAAAAGTAAATGTAgagaatattttgtaataatatatttacacATTGGTTTATGGTTTTTAACTCTT ataatcGATCGCCTTGTAAAATGTCACcatcataatttaaaaataaacggtTATTTAGATTTTTACCAACAAACGCAATTGCACATAAGTTTACCATTCTATGTAGTAAGTTTATGGAGTGTCACCTTAATGTTTCTACAAGCACTTATGCAACATTTCTACCCCGACGATTTTGCTGAGAAATGTATTAAAGGAGGCAGCTTATCTCCAATATCGTATCTTTGTGCTATTATTACCTTGGAATTCTGTGTTATAGCTGGGATTAATATCAATTACATTGctaaagtaataaattttaacaaacaGAAACCTCTACCTGATGTTCAAAGAGAGGAATGGACTAGTACTACTTCACCTGATTCTTTGGCTCAAAGTGAAGTTGGCTACAGACAACTGGGAGACAAAGTATATGATTTGTTAGATAAACAG GCAAAGTATATAAATTTCCTTAAGGAGCATAACGAAAGATTGGGTGAAAAAACAATGATACTGAATGCCCAACTACAACAACTTCGAGCACAAAGAAATCAAAACTAA